From Suncus etruscus isolate mSunEtr1 chromosome 6, mSunEtr1.pri.cur, whole genome shotgun sequence, one genomic window encodes:
- the SF3B4 gene encoding splicing factor 3B subunit 4: MAAGPISERNQDATVYVGGLDEKVSEPLLWELFLQAGPVVNTHMPKDRVTGQHQGYGFVEFLSEEDADYAIKIMNMIKLYGKPIRVNKASAHNKNLDVGANIFIGNLDPEIDEKLLYDTFSAFGVILQTPKIMRDPDTGNSKGYAFINFASFDASDAAIEAMNGQYLCNRPITVSYAFKKDSKGERHGSAAERLLAAQNPLSQADRPHQLFADAPPPPSAPNPVVSSLGSGLPPPGIPPPGSFPPPVPPPGALPPGIPPAMPPPPMPPGGHGPPSAGTPGAGHPGHGHSHPHPFPPGGMPHPGMSQMQLAHHGPHGLGHPHAGPPGSGGQPPPRPPPGMPHPGPPPMGMPPRGPPFGSPMGHPGPMPPHGMRGPPPLMPPHGYTGPPRPPPYGYQRGPLPPPRPTPRPPVPPRGPLRGPLPQ; encoded by the exons ATGGCGGCCGGGCCCATCTCGGAGCGGAACCAGG ATGCCACCGTCTACGTGGGGGGCCTGGACGAGAAGGTGAGCGAGCCGCTGCTATGGGAGCTGTTCCTGCAGGCGGGGCCGGTGGTCAACACGCACATGCCCAAGGACCGGGTGACCGGGCAGCACCAGG GCTACGGCTTCGTGGAGTTCCTGAGCGAAGAGGATGCCGACTATGCCATCAAGATCATGAACATGATCAAGCTGTACGGGAAGCCTATCCGGGTGAACAAGGCGTCAGCTCACAACAAGAACCTGGACGTGGGGGCCAACATCTTCATCGGCAATCTGGACCCCGAGATCGACGAGAAGCTATTGTACGATACTTTCAGCGCCTTCGGGGTCATTTTGCAAACGCCCAAGATCATGCGGGACCCTGATACGGGCAACTCCAAAGGTTATGCCTTTATCAATTTCGCCTCGTTCGACGCTTCCGATGCTGCCATCGAGGCCATGAACGGGCAGTACCTGTGCAACCGCCCCATCACCGTGTCCTACGCCTTCAAGAAAGACTCGAAGGGCGAGCGGCATGGCTCTGCAGCCGAGCGACTCCTGGCAGCCCAGAACCCGCTTTCTCAAGCCGACCGCCCTCACCAGCTGTTCGCAGATGCTCCCCCACCACCCTCAGCTCCCAATCCTGTGGTGTCATCACTGGGGTCTGGACTCCCTCCACCAG GCATACCTCCTCCTGGATCCTTCCCACCTCCAGTGCCGCCTCCTGGAGCCCTTCCTCCTGGCATCCCCCCAGCAATGCCCCCACCGCCGATGCCTCCCGGAGGACATGGCCCCCCCTCGGCTGGCACACCAGGGGCAGGGCACCCCGGACACGGACATTCTCATCCTCACCCATTCCCACCAGGTGGGATGCCCCATCCAG GGATGTCTCAGATGCAGTTGGCCCATCATGGCCCTCATGGCTTAGGACACCCACATGCAGGTCCCCCAGGCTCAGGGGGACAGCCACCACCCCGACCACCGCCTGGAATGCCTCATCCTGGACCTCCTCCCATGGGCATGCCCCCTCGAGGGCCTCCATTTGGATCTCCCATGG GTCATCCGGGTCCTATGCCTCCACATGGTATGCGTGGACCCCCTCCACTGATGCCCCCTCATGGATACACGGGCCCTCCAAGACCCCCACCCTACGGCTACCAGCGGGGCCCCCTGCCTCCACCCAGACCCACTCCTCGTCCCCCAGTCCCTCCTCGTGGCCCACTTCGAGGCCCTCtcccacagtaa
- the BOLA1 gene encoding bolA-like protein 1, translating to MLLRRPLAMASRVGACGSGAGAGGPVEAAMRAKLEQAFEPEVLELCNESGGHAVPPGSETHFRVAVVSARFEGLKPLQRHRLVHEVLSEELAGPVHALAIQARTPAQWRENPQLDTSPPCLGGSKKTRGAP from the coding sequence ATGCTGCTCCGGCGCCCCCTGGCCATGGCCAGCCGCGTGGGCGCGTGCGGGAGCGGCGCGGGCGCCGGGGGGCCGGTGGAGGCCGCCATGCGCGCCAAGCTGGAGCAGGCCTTCGAGCCCGAGGTGCTGGAGCTGTGCAACGAGAGCGGGGGCCACGCCGTCCCTCCCGGCAGCGAGACGCATTTCCGCGTGGCCGTGGTGAGCGCCCGCTTCGAGGGCCTGAAGCCGCTGCAGCGCCACCGGCTGGTGCACGAGGTGCTGTCGGAGGAACTGGCGGGGCCGGTCCATGCGCTGGCCATCCAGGCTCGGACCCCGGCCCAGTGGAGGGAGAATCCTCAGCTGGACACGAGCCCCCCCTGCCTGGGCGGAAGCAAGAAAACCAGAGGCGCCCCCTGA
- the SV2A gene encoding synaptic vesicle glycoprotein 2A — MEEGFRDRAAFIRGAKDIAKEVKKHAAKKVVKGLDRVQDEYSRRSYSRFEEEDDEDDFPAPADSYYRGEGAQDEEEGGASSDATEGHDEDDEIYEGEYQGIPRAESGGKSERMTDGAALAGVRGGIGDGEAPSGGRGEAQRRKEREELAQQYETILRECGHGRFQWTLYFVLGLALMADGVEVFVVGFVLPSAEKDMCLSDSNKGMLGLIVYLGMMVGAFFWGGLADRLGRRQCLLISLSVNSVFAFFSSFVQGYGTFLFCRLLSGVGIGGSIPIVFSYFSEFLAQEKRGEHLSWLCMFWMIGGVYAAAMAWAIIPHYGWSFQMGSAYQFHSWRVFVLVCAFPSVFAIGALTTQPESPRFFLENGKHDEAWMVLKQVHDTNMRAKGHPERVFSVTQIKTIHQEDELIEIQSDTGTWYQRWGVRALSLGGQVWGNFLSCFGPEYRRITLMMMGVWFTMSFSYYGLTVWFPDMIRHLQAVDYAARTKVFPGERVEHVTFNFTLENQIHRGGQYFNDKFIGLRLKSVIFEDSFFEECYFEDVTSTNTFFRNCTFVNTVFYNTDLFEYKFVKSRLVNSTFLHNKEGCQLDVTGTGEGAYMVYFVSFLGTLAVLPGNIVSALLMDKIGRLRMLAGSSVMSCVSCFFLSFGNSESAMIALLCLFGGVSIASWNALDVLTVELYPSDKRTTAFGFLNALCKLAAVLGISIFTSFVGITKAAPILFASAALALGSSLALKLPETRGLVLQ; from the exons ATGGAAGAGGGTTTCCGTGACCGGGCAGCCTTCATCCGGGGAGCCAAGGACATTGCCAAGGAAGTGAAGAAGCATGCAGCCAAGAAGGTGGTGAAGGGGCTAGACCGGGTCCAGGACGAATATTCCCGCAGATCCTACTCCCGCTTCGAGGAAGAGGATGATGAGGACGATTTCCCTGCCCCAGCTGACAGCTATTATCGTGGGGAAGGGGCCCAGGATGAGGAGGAAGGGGGCGCGTCCAGTGATGCCACAGAGGGCCACGATGAGGACGACGAGATCTACGAGGGCGAATATCAGGGTATCCCCCGTGCAGAGTCTGGGGGCAAAAGCGAGCGAATGACAGATGGAGCAGCTCTGGCTGGAGTGAGGGGGGGAATAGGCGATGGGGAGGCCCCCTCTGGAGGCCGGGGGGAAGCACAGCGGAGGAAGGAACGAGAAGAACTGGCCCAGCAGTATGAAACCATCCTGCGGGAATGTGGCCATGGCCGCTTCCAGTGGACTCTCTACTTCGTGCTGGGGCTGGCGCTCATGGCTGATGGTGTGGAGGTCTTTGTGGTGGGGTTTGTGCTTCCAAGCGCTGAGAAGGACATGTGTCTGTCCGACTCCAACAAAGGCATGCTAG gCCTTATCGTCTACCTGGGCATGATGGTGGGTGCCTTCTTCTGGGGCGGCCTGGCTGACCGGCTGGGCCGGAGACAATGTTTGCTCATCTCGCTCTCTGTCAACAGTGTCTTCGCCTTTTTCTCATCTTTTGTCCAGGGTTATGGCACTTTCCTTTTTTGCCGCCTCCTTTCTGGGGTTGG GATCGGAGGCTCCATCCCCATTGTCTTCTCCTATTTTTCCGAGTTTCTGGCCCAGGAGAAACGTGGGGAGCACTTGAGCTGGCTGTGCATGTTCTGGATGATTGGTGGGGTATACGCAGCTGCTATGGCCTGGGCCATCATCCCCCACTATG GCTGGAGTTTTCAGATGGGGTCCGCTTACCAGTTCCACAGCTGGAGGGTCTTTGTCCTCGTCTGCGCCTTCCCCTCTGTCTTTGCCATCGGGGCTCTGACCACACAGCCTGAGAGTCCCCGCTTCTTCCTGGAG AATGGGAAGCATGATGAGGCCTGGATGGTGCTGAAGCAGGTGCATGATACCAACATGCGCGCCAAGGGGCACCCAGAGCGCGTCTTCTCG GTGACCCAAATTAAGACGATTCACCAGGAGGATGAGTTGATTGAGATCCAGTCTGATACAGGGACCTGGTACCAGCGCTGGGGGGTCCGGGCATTGAGCCTGGGGGGACAG GTCTGGGGAAATTTCCTTTCCTGCTTTGGACCTGAATATCGGCGCATCACACTGATGATGATGGGCGTATGGTTTACCATGTCCTTCAG CTACTACGGCCTGACTGTCTGGTTCCCCGACATGATCCGCCACCTCCAGGCTGTGGACTATGCAGCTCGCACCAAAGTGTTCCCTGGAGAGCGTGTGGAGCACGTGACCTTCAACTTCACTCTAGAGAATCAGATTCACCGTGGGGGCCAATACTTCAATGACAA GTTCATTGGACTGCGTCTAAAATCTGTCATCTTTGAGGACTCGTTCTTTGAAGAGTGCTATTTTGAGGATGTCACATCCACCAACACGTTTTTTCGAAACTGTACATTTGTCAACACAGTGTTTTACAACACTG ATCTGTTTGAGTACAAATTTGTGAAGAGTCGCCTGGTAAACAGCACGTTTCTGCACAACAAGGAAGGGTGTCAGCTCGATGTGACGGGGACAGGAGAAGGTGCCTACATGGTCTACTTCGTCAGCTTCTTGGGGACATTGGCTGTACTTCCGGGGAATATTGTGTCTGCTCTGCTCATGGACAAGATTGGGAGGCTCCGAATGCTTG CTGGCTCCAGTGTCATGTCCTGTGTCTCTTGCTTCTTCCTGTCTTTTGGGAACAGCGAGTCAGCCATGATTGCTTTGCTCTGCCTCTTCGGTGGGGTCAGCATTGCCTCCTGGAACGCGCTGGACGTGTTGACTGTTGAACTCTACCCCTCGGACAAGAG AACCACCGCCTTTGGCTTTCTGAACGCCCTGTGCAAGCtggcagcagtgctggggatcagcaTCTTCACCTCTTTCGTGGGAATCACCAAGGCTGCCCCCATACTATTTGCCTCAGCTGCCCTGGCCCTTGGGAGTTCTCTGGCCTTGAAGCTGCCAGAGACCCGGGGGCTGGTGCTGCAATGA